AAGAATCGAGGGTTGGATTGGGAGGAGTTTAGAGATCAGGAATTGCCCTGATTCTTGGAAATGATGGCCTCAGCCACATTGCGAGGAACTTCGGCGTAATTGTCGAATTCCATCGAGAAAATGCCCCGGCCCTGGGTCATGGAGCGGAGCTGGGTGGCGTAACCGAACATCTCGGCAAGGGGCACCTTGGCCGAGATTTTGGACGTGCCGTCATCGACGGATTGGCCCTCAACCTGACCTCGACGGGAGGACAGGTCGCCGATGATCGAACCGAGGAAATCCTCGGGGACTTCGACCTCGACCTTCATCATCGGCTCAAGCAGCACAGGATTGCACTTCTTGACGCCGTCCTTGAAGGCCATGGATCCGGCGATCTTGAACGCCATCTCCGAAGAGTCGACGTCGTGATAAGAGCCATGCACCAAGGTGCATCTCACATCGATGAGGGGGTATCCGGCAATCACACCGGATTCGCAGGTCTCCTTCATGCCCTGCTCGGCGGGCTTGATGTATTCCTTCGGAACGACACCGCCCACGATTTTGTTGACGAATTCGAAACCGGAGCCGGGCTCACCCGGTTCCATTTCGATCACAACGTGGCCGTACTGACCCTTACCACCGGTCTGACGGGAGAACTTGCCTTCGCCACCTGCAGAACCACGGATGGTTTCGCGATAGGACACCTGAGGTGCGCCGATGTTGGCTTCCACCTTGAACTCGCGCAGCATGCGGTCCACCAGAATTTCCAGGTGGAGTTCGCCCATGCCGGCAATCACGGTCTGACCTGTCTCAGAGTCGGTGTTGACGCGGAAGGTGGGATCCTCCTCAGCCAGAGAAACCAAAGCCTTGGAGAGCTTCTCCATGTCGCCTTTGGTCTTCGGCTCAACAGCCACTGAGATCACCGGTTCGGGGATGAACAGGGTCTCGAGGACGATCGGATCGTCTTGGGTGCAAAGGGTGTCACCTGTTGTGGTGTTCTTCAGTCCGAGCACCGCACCGAGGTCGCCGGCACGCAGTGCGTCAACTTCCTCACGGTCATCAGCCTTGAGCACCACAAGACGGGAGATGCGCTCCTTCTCTCCTTTGGTGGAGTTGAGAACGTAGCTGCCTTTCTCGAGGATGCCGGAGTACATCCGGACGAAAGTGAGTTTGCCGTATGGATCGGCCATCACCTTGAAGGCGAGGGCACTGAAGGGGGCGTTGTCGTCGGACGGACGCACCGCTTCGCTGCCGTCGGGAAGCACACCCTGGATGGGGGGAACGTCGACTGGAGCAGGCAGGTAGTCGATTACTGCGTCCAGAACCAGCTGAACACCTTTGTTTTTGAAGGCTGAGCCGCAGAGCATGGGCACCAGACCGTGCTTCAGCACGCCCTCACGAATGCCCTTCTTGAGCTCGTCAACGCTGAGTTCACCGGTTTCGAGGAACTTCTCGATCAGCGCTTCGTCGGTTTCGGCGACGGTTTCCATCAGGGTGTTCCGCCATTCGGCCACCTCGTCGGCCATGTCAGCCGGCACATCGGCTTCTTCGATATCGGTGCCGAGGTCGTTTTTATAGATGTATGCCTTGTTGGCAACAAGGTCGATGATGCCGCTGAGCTCACCCTCAGCACCAATCGGAAGCTGAATCGGAACCGCGTTGGCTTTGAGGCGATCCCTGATCTGGCCGTGAACCTTGAGGAAGTCCGCACCGGTGCGGTCCATCTTGTTCACGAACACCATCCGGGGAACGGAATAGCGATCGGCCTGACGCCAGACGGTTTCGGATTGGGGCTGCACACCACCAACGGCGCAGAAGACGGCGATCACACCATCCAGCACGCGCATGGAGCGCTCCACCTCAATGGTGAAGTCCACGTGGCCAGGCGTGTCAATGATGTTGACGCGATGGTCCTGCCAGGACGTCGAAATGGCAGCTGCGGTGATCGTGATGCCACGCTCACGTTCCTGGGCCATCCAGTCGGTCACTGCGGCGCCGTCGTGCACCTCGCCGATTTTGTGAACCACACCGGAATAGAACAGGATCCGTTCAGTCGTGGTGGTTTTGCCGGCATCGATGTGAGCAGCGATACCAATATTTCTGACGCGTTCCAGGGGGAAGTCGCGGGCCACAGGAAATTCTCCGGGGGTGGGGCGTGAAAAGGCGGAGAGACTCTACAGGCCAGCCATGAACATCTGTGTTAATGGCTGGCCGGCGAGGCTCAGTAGCGGTAGTGGGCGAAAGCCTTGTTGGCTTCGGCCATCTTGTGGGTTTCTTCGCGCTTGCGAACGGCGTTGCCAGCCTCATTGGCGGCATCCATCAGTTCTCCAGCCAGCTTCTGGGCCATGCTCCGGCCATTCCGGGAGCGAGAGAAGCTCACGAGCCAGCGCAGGGCCATGGCGGTGCCGCGCTCCTGGCGCACTTCCATA
The Synechococcus sp. MU1617 genome window above contains:
- the fusA gene encoding elongation factor G, yielding MARDFPLERVRNIGIAAHIDAGKTTTTERILFYSGVVHKIGEVHDGAAVTDWMAQERERGITITAAAISTSWQDHRVNIIDTPGHVDFTIEVERSMRVLDGVIAVFCAVGGVQPQSETVWRQADRYSVPRMVFVNKMDRTGADFLKVHGQIRDRLKANAVPIQLPIGAEGELSGIIDLVANKAYIYKNDLGTDIEEADVPADMADEVAEWRNTLMETVAETDEALIEKFLETGELSVDELKKGIREGVLKHGLVPMLCGSAFKNKGVQLVLDAVIDYLPAPVDVPPIQGVLPDGSEAVRPSDDNAPFSALAFKVMADPYGKLTFVRMYSGILEKGSYVLNSTKGEKERISRLVVLKADDREEVDALRAGDLGAVLGLKNTTTGDTLCTQDDPIVLETLFIPEPVISVAVEPKTKGDMEKLSKALVSLAEEDPTFRVNTDSETGQTVIAGMGELHLEILVDRMLREFKVEANIGAPQVSYRETIRGSAGGEGKFSRQTGGKGQYGHVVIEMEPGEPGSGFEFVNKIVGGVVPKEYIKPAEQGMKETCESGVIAGYPLIDVRCTLVHGSYHDVDSSEMAFKIAGSMAFKDGVKKCNPVLLEPMMKVEVEVPEDFLGSIIGDLSSRRGQVEGQSVDDGTSKISAKVPLAEMFGYATQLRSMTQGRGIFSMEFDNYAEVPRNVAEAIISKNQGNS